Part of the Candidatus Zixiibacteriota bacterium genome is shown below.
TTCGGCCATGGAAGCGATCGGTCGCCAGCCGGAAGCCGCCGGAAAGATCCAGACGGCCATGATCATCGGCGCCGCGTTCATCGAAGCGTTGACGATCTACGCCCTGGTGGCGTTCTTCCTGCTCTTCGGCAAGATCGCCTAATTCGAGTCATCCCCGCCGCGCCGACCGCCGACAACCGGCCGTCGGCGCGCTGCGGGCAACTCTGAGCATGAGGATGTGAACGTTGGAGCAGATACTCAAAGCCCTGAACATCGAAATTCCGCAGC
Proteins encoded:
- the atpE gene encoding ATP synthase F0 subunit C, translated to MDFRFALALALPIAIGLAAIGSGFGLGRAVGSAMEAIGRQPEAAGKIQTAMIIGAAFIEALTIYALVAFFLLFGKIA